Proteins from a single region of Crassaminicella profunda:
- a CDS encoding sugar kinase yields the protein MEVITFGETMVLFNPDSKGPLRYVHNFSKSIGGAESNVAIALARLGHNVGWFSRVGDDEFGRYIKSVIRGEGVDVSRVVEDQEKSTGLLFKERFAHADPNIYYYRKNSATTNLTIDDLDAEYIKKTKILHITGITLALSKSARETVCKAVEIAKEANVLISFDPNIRLKLWSIEEARPVLLDIAKKADIIFPGIDEGKMLLGTDDHEKIAKQFLEMGCKIVTVKLGKEGCYVCNKNERRFVKGYVVEKFEDTVGAGDGYAAGFLSGILKKLSLKECAELANGVGAMATLVRGDMEGFPTHSQIMEFIGKEKYIDR from the coding sequence ATGGAAGTAATAACTTTTGGAGAGACGATGGTTCTTTTTAATCCAGATTCAAAGGGTCCATTAAGATATGTTCACAATTTTAGTAAATCTATAGGAGGTGCTGAATCAAATGTAGCTATAGCATTAGCTCGATTAGGACATAATGTAGGATGGTTTTCACGAGTTGGGGATGATGAATTTGGTAGATATATTAAATCTGTTATAAGAGGAGAAGGGGTAGATGTTTCAAGGGTAGTTGAAGATCAAGAAAAGAGTACAGGATTACTCTTTAAAGAACGATTTGCTCATGCAGACCCTAATATTTATTATTATAGAAAAAATTCTGCAACTACAAATCTTACAATAGATGATTTGGATGCTGAGTATATTAAAAAAACTAAAATATTGCATATTACAGGAATTACCCTAGCCCTATCAAAAAGTGCACGAGAAACAGTTTGCAAAGCTGTAGAAATAGCAAAAGAGGCGAATGTATTAATATCATTTGATCCAAATATAAGATTAAAATTATGGTCTATAGAAGAAGCACGTCCTGTACTTTTGGATATTGCAAAAAAAGCAGATATTATTTTTCCTGGTATTGATGAAGGAAAAATGTTATTAGGAACTGATGACCATGAAAAAATTGCAAAACAATTTTTAGAGATGGGTTGTAAAATAGTAACTGTGAAGCTTGGGAAAGAAGGCTGTTATGTTTGTAATAAAAATGAAAGACGTTTTGTAAAAGGATATGTTGTTGAAAAATTTGAAGATACAGTTGGTGCAGGGGATGGATATGCAGCAGGCTTTTTATCAGGAATATTAAAAAAATTGAGTTTGAAAGAATGCGCAGAGCTTGCAAATGGTGTAGGGGCTATGGCAACATTGGTAAGAGGAGATATGGAAGGTTTCCCAACTCATTCTCAAATTATGGAATTTATAGGAAAAGAAAAATATATTGATCGGTAG
- a CDS encoding RraA family protein, whose amino-acid sequence MAEWKNDEELFDLMKKYLYTPVVGDILDELGRYHQFLPQPIQPMVEDMVIAGRAMPVLMIDVYGPQKKPFGLLTEALDQLEPGEVYIASGGEMRCAYWGELLTATAKKRGAVGAIVNGYHRDTPMVLEQNFPAFSRGRYAQDSSVRTQVANYRCPIEVGGVWINPGDLVFADLDGVLIIPKELEEEVITKALEKARGEKVVRKAIEDGMSSTAVFERFGIL is encoded by the coding sequence ATGGCAGAATGGAAAAATGATGAAGAACTTTTTGACTTGATGAAAAAATATTTATATACACCAGTGGTAGGGGATATATTAGATGAACTTGGAAGATATCATCAATTCTTACCTCAACCCATCCAACCTATGGTGGAAGATATGGTTATTGCAGGAAGAGCTATGCCTGTACTCATGATTGATGTATATGGACCTCAGAAGAAGCCTTTTGGATTGTTGACAGAAGCCTTAGATCAACTGGAACCAGGCGAAGTATACATTGCTAGTGGTGGAGAGATGAGATGTGCTTATTGGGGAGAACTTTTAACTGCTACAGCTAAAAAGAGAGGAGCCGTGGGTGCTATTGTAAATGGATACCATAGAGATACACCAATGGTACTAGAACAAAATTTTCCTGCATTTTCTAGGGGACGTTATGCACAGGATTCATCTGTAAGAACACAAGTAGCAAATTACAGGTGTCCTATTGAAGTAGGTGGTGTATGGATTAATCCAGGAGATTTGGTATTTGCTGATTTAGATGGTGTATTGATTATACCAAAAGAGTTAGAGGAAGAAGTAATTACAAAAGCCCTTGAAAAAGCGAGAGGAGAAAAGGTAGTTAGAAAAGCTATTGAAGATGGCATGTCTAGTACAGCAGTTTTTGAAAGGTTTGGGATTTTATAA
- a CDS encoding H-type small acid-soluble spore protein → MNFQRAQEIFNSAKSITVFHNGESIWIEKLDPHTQTAYVRTMAGEKNVLVNELKEIH, encoded by the coding sequence ATGAACTTTCAAAGAGCACAAGAAATATTTAATTCTGCAAAAAGTATCACTGTATTTCATAATGGAGAATCTATCTGGATCGAAAAATTAGATCCCCATACGCAAACAGCTTATGTAAGAACTATGGCTGGTGAAAAAAATGTTCTTGTAAACGAACTTAAGGAAATCCATTAA
- a CDS encoding SDR family NAD(P)-dependent oxidoreductase — protein sequence MLDYKKIFSLEGERALITGGATGLGFAMAECFIQAGAEVIIVGRNEEKLKEACKKLGKKANYRQFDVTHTTKANTLVEEITKNIGEITILVNNAGVHVKKPIENMTDEDFTQTLNVHVVGAFALTRAVVPFMKKSKKGSILFTASMTSILGQPFVVSYAAAKSAYLGMVRSLATEISPDGIRVNAIAPGWIETPMLHKALDGDDVRKNKILGRTPMDKFGDPTDIGWAAAYLCSPAAKFVNGVLLPVDGGASIGF from the coding sequence ATGTTAGATTATAAAAAAATCTTTAGTTTAGAGGGAGAACGTGCTCTCATTACAGGAGGAGCTACAGGACTTGGTTTTGCAATGGCTGAGTGTTTTATTCAAGCTGGTGCAGAAGTAATTATTGTAGGGAGAAATGAAGAAAAGTTAAAAGAAGCATGTAAAAAGCTAGGGAAAAAAGCCAATTATCGTCAATTTGATGTAACCCATACAACGAAAGCAAATACATTAGTAGAAGAGATTACAAAAAATATTGGAGAGATTACAATCCTTGTAAATAATGCGGGAGTCCATGTGAAAAAGCCTATAGAAAATATGACAGATGAAGATTTTACACAAACATTAAATGTCCATGTAGTAGGCGCGTTTGCTTTAACAAGAGCGGTGGTTCCTTTTATGAAAAAATCAAAAAAGGGAAGTATCTTGTTTACAGCTTCTATGACATCTATTTTAGGACAGCCCTTTGTTGTATCTTATGCAGCAGCAAAATCAGCTTATTTAGGAATGGTTCGTTCCTTAGCAACGGAAATTTCTCCAGATGGTATTCGTGTCAATGCCATTGCTCCAGGTTGGATTGAAACACCTATGCTACATAAGGCACTAGATGGAGATGATGTAAGAAAAAATAAGATATTAGGACGTACGCCTATGGACAAATTTGGAGATCCTACGGACATTGGTTGGGCAGCTGCTTATCTTTGTTCACCAGCAGCAAAGTTTGTAAATGGGGTATTATTGCCTGTTGATGGAGGAGCTAGTATAGGTTTTTAA
- a CDS encoding helix-turn-helix domain-containing protein, protein MVFHKQFAEQIINPETEIYYEMQSSYEHTIFPHFHDFYEFCLLIKGKQLFSLNEKEFLLEEGSLVFIRPKDIHSKKYIEEGEHITIAFSKKTLDTLFNYLGEGFTKDYLLNPENSPFVLLLSAERNVIKHQVKKLLLTHIYDKKNIKLQLKILLIHLFSKYFIENQQSNQSKLPFWLEEVLIDMQKKENFVKGLPAFLKLSGISHEHLCRILKQSLNITPTQFINEQRLNYAIKLLLYTDMDITSICFESGFGNLSHFYDLFKRNFHTTPAKFRKEKAKPNA, encoded by the coding sequence ATGGTTTTTCATAAACAATTTGCCGAGCAAATCATTAATCCTGAGACTGAAATATATTATGAGATGCAATCTTCTTATGAACATACAATTTTTCCACATTTTCATGATTTTTACGAATTTTGTCTTTTAATCAAAGGCAAACAATTATTTTCTCTAAATGAAAAAGAATTTCTCCTAGAAGAAGGTTCTCTTGTTTTTATTCGTCCAAAAGATATTCATTCAAAAAAATATATTGAAGAAGGAGAACATATTACTATTGCCTTTTCGAAAAAGACATTAGATACCCTTTTTAACTATCTAGGAGAAGGTTTTACAAAAGATTATTTACTAAATCCTGAAAATTCTCCTTTCGTTCTTCTTTTAAGTGCAGAAAGAAATGTAATCAAACATCAAGTAAAGAAATTGCTTCTTACACATATTTATGATAAAAAAAATATCAAGCTTCAATTAAAAATTCTATTGATTCATTTATTTTCTAAGTATTTCATAGAAAACCAACAAAGCAATCAATCAAAGCTTCCTTTTTGGCTAGAAGAAGTTTTAATAGACATGCAAAAGAAAGAAAATTTCGTAAAGGGGCTCCCTGCATTTCTTAAACTATCAGGAATCAGTCATGAACACCTTTGTCGCATATTAAAGCAATCTTTAAATATTACCCCCACCCAATTCATCAATGAGCAAAGATTAAATTACGCTATAAAACTTTTACTTTATACGGATATGGATATTACTTCTATATGTTTCGAATCCGGTTTTGGAAATCTAAGTCATTTTTATGACCTCTTCAAAAGAAATTTTCATACAACCCCTGCTAAATTTCGAAAAGAAAAAGCAAAACCCAATGCCTAA
- a CDS encoding UxaA family hydrolase: MKPYIKINEKDNVVVALKDLDAGIVLVIGNEEIELKESVKRGHKIALVEIQKEYDIIKYGYAIGYATCDIHKGTWVHTHNVKTNLDGVLDYTFEQDIHPLHIENKNLNFKGYKREYGKIGIRNELWIVPTVGCVNGIGELIIKRFKEEVNPKDIDGIEVFKHNYGCSQLGDDHKNTQTILGNMVNHPNAGGVLVLGLGCENNYMESFKENLASYNEKRVRFLVAQEVEDEIKIGVKLLKELYEHMKKDKREEISLSELKIGLKCGGSDGFSGITANPLLGAFSDFLIAQGGTTILTEVPEMFGAETILMNRCMDEEIFNKTVSLINDFKSYFMKYNQPVYENPSPGNKAGGITTLEDKSLGCTQKGGSAPVVDVLKYGEVLKNKGLNLLSAPGNDLVAATALAASGCHMVLFTTGRGTPFGSFVPTMKIATNSQLYKQKPHWIDYNAGVLIEDTSMDVVLKDFVDYVIKVASGNFVNNEKNDFREIAIFKTGVTL, encoded by the coding sequence ATGAAGCCGTATATAAAAATCAATGAAAAAGACAATGTAGTTGTGGCTCTAAAGGACTTAGATGCAGGCATAGTTTTAGTAATAGGAAACGAAGAAATTGAGCTAAAAGAATCAGTTAAAAGAGGTCATAAGATTGCTTTAGTAGAGATACAAAAAGAGTATGATATTATAAAGTATGGCTATGCCATTGGTTATGCAACTTGTGACATTCACAAGGGTACGTGGGTGCATACCCATAACGTAAAAACAAATTTAGATGGGGTTTTAGACTATACTTTTGAACAAGATATTCATCCACTCCATATAGAAAATAAAAACTTGAACTTTAAAGGATATAAAAGAGAATATGGAAAAATAGGAATTAGAAATGAATTATGGATTGTACCAACTGTTGGATGTGTCAATGGAATCGGTGAATTGATCATTAAAAGATTTAAAGAAGAGGTAAATCCAAAAGATATTGATGGAATAGAAGTGTTTAAACATAATTATGGATGCTCTCAACTTGGAGATGATCATAAAAATACCCAAACCATCCTAGGAAATATGGTTAACCACCCTAATGCAGGAGGGGTTTTGGTATTAGGTCTTGGTTGTGAAAATAATTATATGGAAAGCTTTAAGGAAAATTTAGCATCATACAATGAAAAGAGAGTAAGATTTTTAGTAGCCCAAGAAGTAGAGGATGAAATAAAGATAGGGGTTAAGCTTTTAAAAGAATTGTATGAACATATGAAAAAGGACAAAAGAGAAGAAATATCTCTATCAGAACTAAAAATAGGGCTTAAATGTGGAGGATCGGATGGATTTTCAGGAATTACTGCAAATCCACTACTCGGTGCATTCTCAGACTTTTTAATTGCCCAAGGGGGTACTACTATTCTTACAGAGGTACCAGAAATGTTTGGTGCAGAGACGATTTTGATGAATAGATGTATGGATGAGGAAATCTTTAATAAAACTGTAAGTTTGATTAATGATTTCAAGAGTTATTTTATGAAATATAATCAACCCGTATACGAGAATCCATCACCAGGAAACAAAGCAGGAGGGATTACAACCCTTGAGGATAAGTCTTTAGGATGTACTCAAAAAGGAGGAAGTGCTCCTGTTGTAGATGTATTAAAATATGGAGAAGTCTTAAAAAACAAAGGATTGAATCTACTGAGTGCTCCAGGGAATGATTTAGTTGCAGCAACGGCTCTAGCAGCATCAGGATGTCATATGGTGCTTTTTACAACAGGTAGAGGAACACCTTTTGGAAGCTTTGTACCTACTATGAAAATTGCTACTAACTCTCAGCTCTATAAGCAAAAGCCTCATTGGATAGATTACAATGCTGGTGTTTTGATAGAAGATACATCTATGGATGTAGTATTAAAAGATTTTGTAGATTATGTAATAAAAGTAGCCAGTGGAAATTTTGTAAACAACGAGAAAAATGATTTTAGAGAAATAGCTATTTTTAAAACGGGTGTTACCCTCTAA
- a CDS encoding NAD(P)/FAD-dependent oxidoreductase, producing the protein MIRVNEIKLTLDEDQNLLKGKISKKLRVKPEEIIDYKIYRESIDARRNTISFVYSIDVKVKNEEKVLKKNKNVKKSPKLVYEDVSSGNKKLENRPIIVGMGPAGMFAGLILAQRGYRPIILERGQDVDTRSKDVENFWKSGKLKLASNVQFGEGGAGTFSDGKLTTRIKDIRCRKVLDEFVRNGAPEEILYAQKPHVGTDILKNVVKNIRKSIENLGGEVRFGSKVTDFLIENGKIKGLEINGNVRIETEEVLLGIGHSARDTYEVLHERGIQIRQKPFSIGVRIEHPQGMINNSQYKQFAEHKRLGAADYRLTYQSKKGRAVYTFCMCPGGMVVAASSEENMVATNGMSEYKRDQENANSALLVQVNTEDFENDHPLAGVAFQRKWEKLAFEVGGRNYSAPVQLVGDFLKDVPSKELGTVKPSYVPGIKLTDLKKCLPDFVIESMKEAIVEMDKKLKGFAMDDAVMTGVETRSSAPIRIERDGDTLESINIEGLYPTGEGAGYAGGIISAGVDGIKAAERIIEKYMPFIEE; encoded by the coding sequence ATGATTCGTGTAAACGAAATAAAATTAACATTAGATGAAGATCAAAACCTTTTAAAAGGAAAAATATCAAAAAAATTAAGAGTAAAGCCTGAGGAAATTATTGATTATAAAATATATAGAGAATCAATAGATGCTAGAAGAAATACTATTTCCTTTGTGTATAGTATTGATGTAAAAGTAAAAAATGAAGAGAAGGTATTAAAGAAAAATAAAAATGTGAAAAAGAGTCCTAAACTTGTCTATGAGGATGTATCTTCAGGAAATAAAAAACTTGAGAATCGACCTATTATAGTTGGTATGGGTCCTGCTGGTATGTTTGCAGGATTAATTCTTGCACAGAGGGGATATAGACCGATTATTTTAGAAAGAGGACAAGACGTAGATACAAGAAGCAAGGACGTAGAAAATTTTTGGAAGAGCGGAAAATTAAAATTAGCGTCAAATGTTCAGTTCGGGGAAGGGGGAGCAGGAACCTTTTCTGACGGAAAATTAACCACAAGAATAAAGGATATAAGATGTAGAAAAGTATTAGATGAATTTGTAAGAAATGGAGCACCAGAAGAAATTCTTTATGCCCAAAAACCTCATGTTGGAACGGATATTTTAAAAAATGTGGTCAAAAATATAAGAAAATCTATAGAAAACTTGGGAGGAGAAGTTCGATTTGGTAGCAAAGTAACGGATTTTTTAATAGAAAATGGAAAGATTAAGGGATTAGAGATTAATGGAAATGTTCGAATAGAAACAGAAGAAGTACTCCTAGGGATTGGTCATAGTGCAAGAGATACTTATGAAGTTTTACATGAAAGAGGGATACAAATTAGACAAAAGCCCTTTTCTATTGGTGTAAGAATAGAACATCCACAAGGAATGATCAATAATTCTCAATACAAACAATTTGCAGAGCATAAAAGATTAGGGGCAGCTGATTATAGACTGACTTATCAAAGTAAAAAGGGTAGAGCTGTTTATACATTTTGCATGTGTCCTGGAGGAATGGTTGTTGCAGCATCTTCTGAAGAGAATATGGTGGCAACTAATGGGATGAGTGAATATAAGCGAGACCAAGAAAATGCGAATAGTGCTCTGTTGGTACAAGTAAATACAGAGGATTTTGAAAATGATCATCCACTAGCAGGGGTAGCATTTCAACGAAAATGGGAAAAACTTGCTTTTGAAGTAGGGGGAAGGAATTATTCTGCTCCAGTTCAATTAGTTGGAGATTTCTTAAAAGATGTACCCTCGAAAGAACTAGGAACTGTAAAACCTTCTTATGTACCTGGTATAAAATTGACAGACTTGAAAAAATGTCTTCCAGATTTTGTGATAGAATCTATGAAAGAAGCTATTGTTGAGATGGATAAAAAATTGAAAGGTTTTGCCATGGATGATGCAGTGATGACAGGAGTAGAAACAAGAAGCTCAGCACCTATTCGAATAGAAAGAGATGGGGATACTTTAGAAAGTATCAATATAGAAGGATTGTATCCTACGGGTGAAGGAGCAGGGTATGCAGGAGGAATTATTTCTGCTGGCGTAGATGGGATTAAAGCAGCAGAGAGAATTATAGAGAAATATATGCCTTTTATAGAAGAATAA
- a CDS encoding UxaA family hydrolase, translated as MKDQLTQTCFQIDEKDNVATLLSDVEKGIGVITGDTKDTKITFNEIIKRGHKVALYDIHIDEFIIKYGVVIGKATKNIKKGDWVHLHNCASLYDMRSSTLNLETGAPNDTEYI; from the coding sequence ATGAAAGATCAATTGACGCAAACTTGTTTTCAAATAGATGAAAAAGATAATGTGGCTACTTTATTGAGTGATGTGGAGAAAGGGATTGGTGTTATTACTGGAGATACAAAGGACACGAAAATTACTTTTAATGAAATTATAAAGAGAGGCCATAAAGTTGCTTTATATGATATCCATATAGATGAATTTATCATCAAGTATGGTGTGGTAATTGGAAAAGCAACGAAGAATATTAAAAAGGGAGACTGGGTACATTTACATAATTGTGCAAGCCTTTATGATATGCGCTCATCTACTTTGAATTTAGAAACAGGAGCACCTAATGATACGGAGTATATTTAA
- a CDS encoding UxaA family hydrolase, producing the protein MAYNIENLSWKGYLRKDGSKGIRNKVLVIYTVECSSHVAKAIAQFFPDEDVDVIGFTGCYDNEYVVRMLLALARHPNVGAVLAVGLGCEYTQPSKIAQIATESGRLAEWLFIQDCGGTLKTIENGKKIVAGFIKKLKMETEIVPMTFKDLTIGCECGGSDFTSGLAGNVVVGRLFDRLVDMGGKAIFEEIVEAIGLKEILLKRASNEEAYKEIEETYNKALDYCRSVRQYSVSPGNFAGGLSTIEEKSMGAIIKSGSRPIQGVIKVSENPRAKGLWLLDSVPDVHWMNFGYTNPNDSEGLMDLISCGAQVVFLVTGRGNVIGSAVSPTIKITGNSETFKHLEDDMDFDAGRVLSGECSLEELTEDLLGYVAKICSGEFSKGEKLGHKEYYISYKYQDENRKMKCRR; encoded by the coding sequence ATGGCGTATAATATTGAGAATTTAAGCTGGAAAGGATATTTGCGTAAAGATGGAAGTAAAGGGATTCGGAATAAAGTATTAGTAATCTATACGGTAGAATGCTCTTCACATGTGGCAAAAGCCATTGCACAATTCTTTCCAGATGAGGATGTAGATGTGATTGGGTTTACTGGATGCTATGATAATGAATATGTAGTGAGAATGCTCCTTGCCCTTGCAAGACACCCTAATGTAGGAGCTGTTTTAGCAGTGGGACTAGGGTGTGAATATACTCAGCCTAGTAAGATTGCACAGATTGCTACGGAGTCAGGAAGATTAGCAGAATGGTTGTTTATTCAAGATTGTGGAGGAACCCTTAAAACTATTGAAAATGGGAAGAAAATTGTAGCTGGATTTATAAAAAAGTTAAAGATGGAAACGGAAATTGTTCCTATGACTTTTAAGGATTTAACCATTGGTTGTGAATGTGGTGGATCAGATTTTACTTCAGGATTAGCTGGAAATGTAGTAGTTGGAAGGTTATTTGATCGGTTAGTAGATATGGGGGGCAAAGCAATTTTTGAAGAGATTGTAGAAGCCATTGGATTAAAAGAGATCCTTCTTAAAAGAGCATCAAATGAAGAAGCTTATAAAGAAATAGAAGAAACTTATAATAAGGCTTTAGACTATTGTAGATCTGTTCGGCAGTATTCTGTTTCTCCAGGGAACTTTGCAGGCGGATTATCTACCATAGAAGAAAAAAGTATGGGAGCTATTATTAAAAGTGGTAGTCGTCCTATTCAAGGGGTTATTAAAGTATCTGAAAATCCAAGGGCTAAGGGGTTATGGCTTTTAGATAGTGTACCAGATGTGCATTGGATGAATTTTGGATATACCAATCCTAATGATAGTGAAGGATTGATGGATCTAATTTCTTGTGGTGCACAAGTAGTGTTTTTGGTAACAGGAAGAGGGAATGTTATTGGAAGTGCAGTATCACCAACAATTAAAATTACTGGTAATTCAGAGACTTTTAAGCATCTTGAGGATGATATGGATTTTGATGCAGGAAGAGTATTAAGTGGAGAATGTAGTTTAGAAGAGTTAACAGAAGACCTTTTAGGGTATGTTGCTAAGATTTGTTCTGGAGAGTTTAGTAAGGGAGAAAAATTAGGACATAAAGAATATTATATTTCTTATAAGTATCAAGATGAAAATAGAAAAATGAAATGCAGGAGGTAA
- a CDS encoding tagaturonate reductase, whose translation MRLNKEVHACTKYPERILQFGEGNFLRAFVDWKIDKMNKEADFNSSVVVVQPLKQGLVDKLNEQDGLYTLYLNGIKDGQVVSEHTVIEAISRGINPYENYDEYLEVAKKPELRFILSNTTEAGIAFDEKDKLKDKPQNSFPGKLTALLYERYKAFEGDKNKGFILIPCELIEKNGEKLKEIILKYADLWNLEEGFITWIYEANTFCNSLVDRIVPGYPRDKMDEITKELGYKDQLVVEGEQFHLWVIEGPAWIKEELPTEKCGLNVIFTEDLTPYRTRKVRILNGAHTSMVPVSLLYGLKTVRETVEDETMGRFVKEAVYDEIVPTLDLPKEELDYFAEAVLDRFKNPFIKHFLMSISLNSNSKYETRVLPSVLEYKNRKGELPKKLVFSLAALIEFFKGKINGEVVELKDNPEILAMYEKLWGSYDGTEDGLKDIVKEVLSQEKIWKMDLNAVDGLTDQVTHYLTQIETLGMQKALHEVM comes from the coding sequence ATGAGACTTAATAAAGAGGTACATGCATGTACAAAATATCCAGAAAGAATTCTACAATTTGGAGAAGGAAATTTTTTAAGAGCTTTTGTTGACTGGAAAATTGATAAGATGAACAAAGAAGCAGATTTTAACAGCAGTGTAGTGGTAGTGCAGCCATTAAAACAAGGTCTCGTTGATAAATTAAATGAACAAGACGGGTTATACACATTATATTTAAATGGAATCAAGGATGGACAAGTAGTTAGTGAACATACAGTTATTGAAGCTATTAGTCGTGGAATCAATCCTTATGAGAATTATGATGAATACTTAGAAGTAGCAAAAAAACCTGAATTAAGATTTATTCTATCTAATACAACAGAAGCAGGAATTGCATTTGATGAAAAGGACAAGTTAAAAGACAAGCCACAAAATAGTTTTCCTGGAAAATTAACAGCTCTTTTATATGAAAGATATAAAGCCTTTGAGGGAGATAAAAATAAAGGATTTATATTGATCCCTTGTGAGTTGATTGAGAAAAATGGAGAAAAATTAAAAGAAATCATATTAAAATATGCGGATCTTTGGAATCTAGAAGAAGGGTTTATAACATGGATTTATGAAGCAAATACCTTCTGTAATAGCTTAGTAGATAGAATTGTACCAGGTTATCCAAGAGATAAGATGGATGAAATTACAAAAGAGCTAGGATATAAAGACCAATTAGTAGTAGAAGGGGAGCAATTTCATCTATGGGTCATTGAAGGACCAGCATGGATCAAGGAAGAGCTTCCAACTGAAAAATGTGGACTCAATGTAATCTTCACAGAGGATTTGACCCCTTATAGAACGAGAAAGGTAAGAATATTAAATGGTGCCCATACAAGTATGGTACCTGTATCCTTATTATATGGACTAAAAACTGTAAGAGAAACAGTAGAAGATGAAACCATGGGACGTTTTGTAAAAGAAGCTGTTTATGATGAAATCGTACCAACTCTAGATTTACCAAAGGAAGAATTAGATTATTTTGCAGAAGCTGTACTTGACCGCTTTAAAAATCCATTTATCAAACATTTTCTTATGAGTATTTCTTTAAATTCTAATTCTAAATATGAAACAAGAGTACTTCCTTCTGTACTTGAATATAAAAACAGAAAAGGAGAACTTCCTAAGAAATTAGTATTCTCACTAGCAGCACTTATTGAATTTTTTAAGGGGAAAATCAATGGTGAAGTAGTAGAATTAAAGGATAATCCAGAGATTTTAGCAATGTATGAAAAGCTTTGGGGTAGTTATGATGGGACAGAAGATGGATTAAAAGATATTGTAAAGGAAGTCCTTAGCCAAGAAAAAATTTGGAAAATGGATTTAAATGCAGTGGATGGACTTACAGATCAAGTAACTCATTACTTAACACAAATTGAGACCTTAGGAATGCAAAAAGCACTTCATGAGGTGATGTAA
- a CDS encoding alcohol dehydrogenase catalytic domain-containing protein, protein MKALFLEDTKVFKMKDIPMIKDQNKVTIKVKTMGICGSDISAYKGVLPLGTLPRVLGHEIAGEIVSVPENTKGLKVGDKVAVEPYQYCGECYPCSIGRTNSCENMRVIGVHENGGYMEYINHDLHLVHKVPSDMSLINAAMIEPLTISMQAVDRAIVKKGEYVVITGAGTIGLLAAVYVKYLGATPIVVDPAIKRLEIAKKLGIEYVFDPVKEDVVEEISKITNKKMAEVVVEASGAVPAVRSAIDYVSYTGRISLVGYPKTEVLLPTFLITKKELDIRGARNCVKKFPEAIQLIYEGKIKIEPIITNVIDFEEMPEYFQKISENPNDYLKVIAQMD, encoded by the coding sequence ATGAAAGCATTATTTTTAGAAGATACAAAAGTATTTAAAATGAAAGACATCCCTATGATAAAAGATCAGAATAAAGTAACCATCAAAGTAAAAACAATGGGCATTTGTGGTTCTGATATTTCTGCATATAAGGGGGTGCTTCCTTTAGGAACTCTACCAAGGGTTTTAGGACATGAGATTGCAGGAGAGATAGTGAGTGTACCAGAGAATACTAAAGGATTAAAAGTAGGAGACAAGGTAGCAGTTGAACCTTATCAATATTGTGGAGAATGTTATCCTTGCAGTATTGGAAGAACTAATTCTTGTGAAAATATGAGAGTTATTGGGGTTCATGAAAATGGTGGATATATGGAATATATTAACCATGATCTTCATTTAGTACATAAGGTACCATCTGATATGTCTCTTATAAATGCTGCAATGATAGAACCTTTGACTATTTCTATGCAAGCTGTGGATCGAGCTATAGTGAAAAAGGGAGAGTATGTTGTTATTACAGGAGCAGGAACTATTGGATTACTTGCAGCTGTATATGTAAAATACTTAGGAGCTACACCTATTGTTGTAGATCCAGCAATTAAAAGGCTAGAGATTGCAAAGAAGTTAGGGATAGAGTATGTATTTGATCCTGTAAAGGAAGATGTAGTAGAAGAGATATCAAAGATTACAAATAAAAAAATGGCTGAAGTGGTTGTAGAAGCATCTGGAGCTGTACCAGCTGTGAGAAGTGCCATTGACTATGTAAGCTATACAGGACGTATTTCATTAGTGGGATATCCAAAGACAGAAGTACTCTTGCCTACTTTTTTAATTACTAAAAAAGAATTAGATATTAGAGGGGCTAGAAATTGTGTGAAAAAATTCCCAGAAGCAATCCAATTGATTTATGAAGGAAAGATCAAGATAGAGCCTATTATTACCAATGTTATTGATTTTGAAGAAATGCCTGAATACTTTCAAAAAATATCTGAAAATCCTAATGATTATTTGAAAGTAATTGCACAGATGGATTAA